The segment TCGAGGCGGCGGTGCGCAAGGTTGGTGAGACCGCCCAACGCTTGCTGGACGAGGACATCATCGCGACGTAACTTTGCGTTGCCCTCCACTGTCCAATCCCAAAGCCCTGCTGCACAGGACGATCCACCGTTGAAACTCCAGCGAGCCCTACCCTTGCTGCTGACGCTGCTGCTCGGCGTCTGCGGCTGCGCCAGCGTCGATACGCCGCGCCAAACCAGTCAAGCCCTGCCCGCCGATGGCTCATCGTTCGGCCGCTCGGTGCTGCGCCAGGCAGCCCCTTATGAAGGCCGTTCCGGCTTTCGCCTACTCCCCAACAGCAACGAGGCTTTCCGGGCGCGCGCCGAGCTGATACGCAATGCGCAGGCCAGCATCGACGTGCAGTACTACATCGTCCATGACGGACTCAGCACCCGCGCCCTGGTCCATGAGCTGTTGCGGGCGGCCGACCGGGGCGTGCGCGTGCGCATTCTGCTGGACGACACCACCAGTGACGGCCTGGATGCAATCATGGGCACCCTCGCCGCTCACTCGAACATCCAGATCCGTGTGTTCAACCCCCTGCACCTGGGGCGCGCCACTGGGGTCACACGCGCCATGGGCCGGTTGCTCAACCTGTCGCGTCAGCACCGGCGCATGCACAATAAGCTGTTCCTGGTGGACAACAGCATGGCCATCGTCGGCGGGCGAAACCTGGGTGACGAGTACTTCGATGCCGAGCCCAACCTGAACTTCACCGACATCGATCTGCTGGGTGTGGGCCCTATAGCAGAACAGTTGGGACACAGCTTCGATCAGTACTGGAACAGCGCCCTGAGCCGCCCGATCACCGATTTCCTCTGGCACCAGCCCAATGCCAGCGACCTGCGCACCAGCCGCCATCGGCTGGAAGTCTCGCTGGCCGAAGCCAGAACCCGGCGCAAGGTCTTGTACGACCGCTTGATGGCCTACCAATCCCAGCCGCGACTGGACACCTGGCGCAACGAACTCATCTGGGCTCATGCCCAGGCGCTGTGGGACGCCCCCAGCAAGGTGCTGGCCGATGACGAGCCTGATCCACAGCTACTGCTGACCCGACAACTCGGCCCCGACCTGCGCGATGTGCGTCACGAGCTGATTCTGGTCTCCGCTTATTTCGTACCCGGCGAACCGGGGCTGCTTTACCTCACCCAGAGTGCCGACGCGGGTATTTCGGTAAAGCTGTTGACCAACTCACTGGAGGCTACCGATGTGCCTGCCGTACACGGCGGTTATGCACCTTACCGCAAGGCGCTGCTGGAGCACGGGGTGAAGCTGTATGAAATGCGCCGCCAGCCCGGAGATCCCAGCGCGGGCAAACTGAGTTTCCATGGCAGCTCCAACTCCAGCCTCCACAGCAAGGCGATCGTGTTCGACCGTCACAAGACGTTCATTGGCTCGTTCAATTTCGATCCACGCTCGGTGCTGTGGAACACCGAAGTCGGCGTATTGGTCGACAGCCCCGAACTTGCCGAATACACCCGTGCACTGGCGGTGCAGGGCATGGCACCGGCCCTGAGCTATCAGCCTGAGCTCGTGGCCGGCAAGCTGGTCTGGGTGACCGAGGAAGACGGACAGCGGCGGGTGCTCACGTCAGAGCCTGGTAGCCTGTGGCGACGATTCAATGCCTGGATCAGCAAGGCGGTCGGGCTGGAAAAGATGCTCTAGCGCTGCACCGTCACGCAGCCGCTGGCTCAAACGCTCCGCGCCGCCGGGTCAGCACCACCAGCCCAGCGGCGCCTGCTGCCATCAGCAGCGGCAAGGCATGCCCACTGATCCACTGGCTGCCTGCGCCGGCCAGCAACGGCCCCAGCAGACAACCGATGCCCCACAGCTGGGCCACGTGGGCATTGGCCCGCACCAGGGCATCGTCTCGATAGCGCTCGCCGATCAACACCAGCGATAAGGTGAACAACCCCCCAGCGCTAGCGCCGAACAATACCCACACAGGCCAGATGGCCCAGGTGTGCAACAGCAGGGGGATGGCAAGGCTCGACCCCAACAATGCCAGCGCGCAACCGGTGAACAGCGCGCGCCGCGATATATGGTCCGCCAGTGCGCCAATGGGCAACTGCAGCACCGCATCGCCGACCACCACCGTACTGACCATGAACAACGCGATTGCCGTGCTCAGGCCCTGTTGCAGGCAGTACACCGGCAGCAGGGTCAGGATCATGGCTTCGAACGAAGCGAACAACGCAATGGCCCAGGCGATTACGGGCAGCCTTCTGCAGAAGGCGAACAGGTCGGCAAAGGTGACGTTGCAAGCCTCTGTAGAGGGTGCGCCCCCGCGGCCCAGCAACAGCAAGGGCGATACCAGCAGCAGGCCGGTCGCCGCCCAGAAGCCGAAGTCGTCATCCGAGCCCAGCATGCCCAGCACCAACGGACCCGCCAGTTGGCTCAGCGCATAGCTACTCCCGTACAGAGCCACCAGCCGTCCGCGCCACTGCTCGACCACCAGTTGATTGATCCAGCTCTCACCCAGCACGAACACCACGGTCAACGCCATGCCGATCAACAGCCGCAGCACCAGCCAAAGCGGATAGCTTGGCAGCAGGGCCAACAGGCCAATGGACAATGCCCCGCCCCACAGGCACAGGCGCATGGCCGCAGGCACGCCCACCCACCCGGCAAGCCGGCTGGCCAGGCTAGCGCCGGCCAGCACGCCCAGGGCAGGCATGGCGGCCATGACGCCAATGGCGAAGCTGCCATAACCCCAGGCTTCCAGACGCAAGGACACCAACGGCATGCTCACACCCAATGCGAGCCCGACGCTCAGCACCGATGCCAGCACGGCAAAATAGGTTCCCCAACGCATGACGGCCTCCCAGGCAGCATTCTTGTACGGCAGAAATGACGAAGCCGGGACGGTATGCGCCGCCCCGGCCAGTATTGGAATGTCAGGCCCCTGGCAGTCGAGCTTGCTCAGTCCCGGCTCAGCTCGCGAAAGCGCGCCAGGGCCTTGGAAGCCGACCTGCCGAGGGGCCGCTGGGCTTACAGCTTGATCCAGGTGGCCTTGAGCTCGGTGTACTTCTCCAGCGCGTGCAGCGACTTGTCACGGCCGTTACCCGACTGCTTGAAGCCACCGAATGGCGCGGTCATGTCGCCGCCATCATATTGGTTGACCCAGACACTGCCGGCGCGTACGGCACGGGCCGTCCTGTGCGCCTTGGAAATGTCCGAAGTCCAGATGCCCGCCGCCAACCCATAGGGTGTGTCGTTGGCGATGGCAACCGCCTCCTCGGCCGTGTCGAAGGCAATCACGGACAGTACCGGGCCGAAGATTTCCTCCTGGGCGATTTTCATGGCATTGGTCACGCCGTCGAAGATGGTCGGCTCGACGTAGGTGCCGCCGGTATCTTCCAGCGTCCGCTTGCCGCCGGTCAGCAGCTTGGCGCCGTCCTTGTGGCCCGCCTCGATGTACGACAACACGGTATTCATCTGCTGGGTATCGACCAGTGCACCCACGGTGGTCTGCGGGTCCAGCGGGTTGCCGGGCTTCCAGGCCTTGAGGGCCTCGACCACCATGGGCAGGAAGGTGTCCTTGATCGAGCGCTCCACCAGCAAGCGCGAACCTGCGGTGCACACTTCACCCTGGTTGAAGGCGATGGCGCTGGCAGCAGCCTGGGCGGCGGCCTCAAGGTCTGGCGCGTCGGCGAAGACGATGTTCGGGCTCTTGCCACCGGCTTCCAGCCAGATGCGCTTCATGTTCGACTCGCCTGCATACACCATCAGCTGCTTGGCGATCTTGGTCGAACCGGTGAATACCAGGGTGTCGACATCCATGTGCAGGGCCAGGGCCTTGCCCACGGTGTGGCCATAGCCAGGCAGCACGTTCAGCACACCTGCTGGGATACCGGCTTCCACTGCCAACTGAGCGATGCGAATAGCGGTCAGCGGCGACTTCTCGGAAGGTTTGAGCACGACCGAGTTGCCCGTAGCCAACGCTGGGCCCAACTTCCAGCTCGCCATCAGCAGCGGGAAGTTCCAGGGAACGATGGCACCCACCACGCCCACTGGCTCGCGTGTGACCAGGCCCAGTTGATCGTGCGGCGTCGGAGCGACTTCGTCGTACACCTTGTCGATGGCTTCGGCTGTCCAGTGAATGGCATTGGCAGCGCCTGGGATATCGATGCTGGAGGAGTCACCGATCGGTTTGCCCATGTCCAGTGTTTCGAGCAGCGCCAGCTCTTCGACGTTCTTGCGCAGCAAGTCGGCGAAGCGGATCAGGATGGCCTTGCGCTTGGCTGGGGCCAGCTGTGACCATACGCCCGAGTTGAAGGTCGCGCGGGCGTTTTCGACCGCGCGGTTGGCGTCGGCCAGGTCGCAGCTGGCAACCTTGGCCAGGAAGCGTCCGTCGACCGGGCTCAGGCACTCGAAGGTTTCACCGGATGCGGCATCGGTGTATTCGCCGTTGATGAAGGCGCGGCCTTCGATCTTCAGTTGCTGGGCACGTTGTTCCCAGTCTGCACGAGTCAGGGTGGTCATACGAAACTCCTCCTCTTGTTTAGGTGCAACGCTGCACTGAGGACTTGCAGGCGTTGTCGGGGTCCGGGCGTGCGACAGGCGCACACAGGCATGCGATACCCTAAACCAGCGCTTTCAAACTATCAATATATTTGACACTATCAGCTCAAACGCCCAGTGATGTTAATTTTATTGAACATGCAGGAGCCTCTTTATGAGTATCGAAAGTATCATCGACTTCGCCCAGGCCATTACCGAGGCCGAGCGCTATCGCCCCGCAGCCGAAAAAGTGCTCAAAGGCGAGCCGGACCAGGCCGTGTACAACCACTATGCAAGCCCCTGCGGGCAGTTTGCCGCTGGCGTCTGGGAGGGGGAAGTGGGCCAGTGGGAGGTCAACTACACCGAGCATGAGTACTGCGAAATCGTGCAGGGCGTGTCGGTGCTGCGCGACGAACAGGGCGCCAG is part of the Pseudomonas parafulva genome and harbors:
- a CDS encoding phospholipase D family protein translates to MKLQRALPLLLTLLLGVCGCASVDTPRQTSQALPADGSSFGRSVLRQAAPYEGRSGFRLLPNSNEAFRARAELIRNAQASIDVQYYIVHDGLSTRALVHELLRAADRGVRVRILLDDTTSDGLDAIMGTLAAHSNIQIRVFNPLHLGRATGVTRAMGRLLNLSRQHRRMHNKLFLVDNSMAIVGGRNLGDEYFDAEPNLNFTDIDLLGVGPIAEQLGHSFDQYWNSALSRPITDFLWHQPNASDLRTSRHRLEVSLAEARTRRKVLYDRLMAYQSQPRLDTWRNELIWAHAQALWDAPSKVLADDEPDPQLLLTRQLGPDLRDVRHELILVSAYFVPGEPGLLYLTQSADAGISVKLLTNSLEATDVPAVHGGYAPYRKALLEHGVKLYEMRRQPGDPSAGKLSFHGSSNSSLHSKAIVFDRHKTFIGSFNFDPRSVLWNTEVGVLVDSPELAEYTRALAVQGMAPALSYQPELVAGKLVWVTEEDGQRRVLTSEPGSLWRRFNAWISKAVGLEKML
- a CDS encoding MFS transporter: MRWGTYFAVLASVLSVGLALGVSMPLVSLRLEAWGYGSFAIGVMAAMPALGVLAGASLASRLAGWVGVPAAMRLCLWGGALSIGLLALLPSYPLWLVLRLLIGMALTVVFVLGESWINQLVVEQWRGRLVALYGSSYALSQLAGPLVLGMLGSDDDFGFWAATGLLLVSPLLLLGRGGAPSTEACNVTFADLFAFCRRLPVIAWAIALFASFEAMILTLLPVYCLQQGLSTAIALFMVSTVVVGDAVLQLPIGALADHISRRALFTGCALALLGSSLAIPLLLHTWAIWPVWVLFGASAGGLFTLSLVLIGERYRDDALVRANAHVAQLWGIGCLLGPLLAGAGSQWISGHALPLLMAAGAAGLVVLTRRRGAFEPAAA
- a CDS encoding aldehyde dehydrogenase; translated protein: MTTLTRADWEQRAQQLKIEGRAFINGEYTDAASGETFECLSPVDGRFLAKVASCDLADANRAVENARATFNSGVWSQLAPAKRKAILIRFADLLRKNVEELALLETLDMGKPIGDSSSIDIPGAANAIHWTAEAIDKVYDEVAPTPHDQLGLVTREPVGVVGAIVPWNFPLLMASWKLGPALATGNSVVLKPSEKSPLTAIRIAQLAVEAGIPAGVLNVLPGYGHTVGKALALHMDVDTLVFTGSTKIAKQLMVYAGESNMKRIWLEAGGKSPNIVFADAPDLEAAAQAAASAIAFNQGEVCTAGSRLLVERSIKDTFLPMVVEALKAWKPGNPLDPQTTVGALVDTQQMNTVLSYIEAGHKDGAKLLTGGKRTLEDTGGTYVEPTIFDGVTNAMKIAQEEIFGPVLSVIAFDTAEEAVAIANDTPYGLAAGIWTSDISKAHRTARAVRAGSVWVNQYDGGDMTAPFGGFKQSGNGRDKSLHALEKYTELKATWIKL
- a CDS encoding cupin domain-containing protein yields the protein MSIESIIDFAQAITEAERYRPAAEKVLKGEPDQAVYNHYASPCGQFAAGVWEGEVGQWEVNYTEHEYCEIVQGVSVLRDEQGASKTLRAGDRFVIPAGFKGTWEVLEPCRKIYALFEQK